The DNA window TTAACTGTTCCTTGAAATGCTGTTCCTGCTTCTGTTACTCCAAGATGTAATGGATAATCACATAATTTTGATAATTTTCTATATGCATCTATCATCATTTTTACATTGCTTGATTTTAAAGAAATTATTATATCAGTAAATTTAAACTTTTCTAACAATTTCATATGATACAATGCACTCTCTACCATTGCATCTGCTGTTGGTTTTCCATATTTTTCTAAAATACTTTTTTCTAAAGAACCAGAGTTAACTCCAATTCTAATTGGAATTTCTTTTTCCATAGCTTTTTTTACTACAATTTCTACCTTCTCATCGCTACCTATATTCCCTGGATTAATTCTTAATTTATCAATTCCATTTTCTATTGCTAATAATGCCAGCTTGTAATCAAAATGAATATCTGCAACTAAAGGTATACTTATTTGTTCTTTTATAAATCTTATACTTTTTGCAGCTTCTTCATTATTTACTGTAACTCTTACTAATTGGCATCCTTCCTCTTGTAATTTTTTTATTTGTTCTACTGTTTTTTTTACATCTACTGTTGGTGTATTTGTCATAGATTGAATAATTATTTCGTTTCCACCACCAATCAATAAATTTCCAACTTTTACTACTTTAGAAGTTCTCATTTTTTCACCTCTTAATAAATTCTAAAAAAGCCCTAGTTTAATTCTAGGGCTATCTAACTAAATAATTCATTGGATTATTAGCTCTTCCGTTTTTTCTAATTTCAAAGTGTAAATGTGGTCCAGTTACTCTTCCAGACATTCCAGTCTTTCCAATAACTTGACCTGCTTTTACTTTATCACCTGTTTTTACATATATTTTATCCAGGTGAGCAGATCTTGTTTCATAACCTTCACTATGCTTAATTTTTATTATTTTTCCATATCCTGTCATATAACCAGTATAGATTATCACACCATCCTTTGAAGCCATTAAAGGAACATATCTCGCTCTTAAATCAACTCCTGCGTGTTGAATATATCTTTTTAAAACTGGATGAAACCTCTTTCCAAATGGACTTGTTACTCCTGAATATTTCACAGGCATAGAAAAATATTTTTGTACTGTTACCCTTTTTACTTTTACTCCACCTTTTTGAGTTAATCTTTTTAAACTATTTTCACTGGGATTATAAATAAAAAGTTCCTCTCCAACTCTTATATTATCATTTTTTAAATTATTATATTTTCTTAAATCCTCTACATCTACTTTATAATTTAAAGCTATTTTAAAAAGAGAGTCTCCTCTTTTCACTTTATAAAAAACACCATTAGATTTTACTATATTTATTTTTTGCCCAACTTTTAAATTATTTGCAATTCCTGGATTATTCGCTTTTAAAATTTCTAAAGATATTCCATTTTTATCTGCTATTGTTCCTAAAGTATCTCCGTTGGCAACTATATAGCTTTCTAATTTAGGGATTTCATAAGCTTGTTTCAGATCAACTTCTTCTAAAGGAACCCCTTCTAGGGATTCCTCCTCTCCAATTTTATACTCTTTTTCCATTGTATAAAAATTTTCATCCACAAGCTCAAATCCACCACCATCTTCAACAGTAGATGTTTCTGAATAGTACTCTGTAAATTTTTTTAAATCTACTACCTCTGATTTATAAGGCTTAAAAACTAGTATTAACATAACTATAAACGCCACTATTATGATAGCAAATATTTTAAATATCTCTTTCACTATTTCCCCCTTGCAAAAGATTTTTCATACATCTCAATAAGCTTGTCATTGCTCTCGGTAGATGAAATAGTGTCTATCAATTTTTTAGTTGCTGTAGCTTTATCTAGAGATGATAAATATCTTCTTATTTTCCATATAGAATCTAATTTTTTCTTTCCAATTAATAATTCTTCTTTTCTAGTTCCAGATCTTTGAATATCAATAGATGGATATATTCTAAGTTCAGCTAAATTCCTATCTAGATGTATATCTAAATTTCCAGTACCTTTGAATTCCTCGTATATGACATCGTCCATCTTACTTCCTGTGTCTACTAACGCTGTTGCTAAAATTGTTAAGCTTCCACCGTTTCTAATATTTCTAGCTGATCCGAAAAATTTCTTAGGATAGTATAAAGCTGTTGGATCTATTCCACCCGAGATTAATTTTCCACTTGATGGTATAACTATGTTATATGCTCTAGCTAGTCTAGTTAAAGAATCCATTAGTATTACAATGTTTTCTCCATTTTCAATTTTTCGTTTTGCTCTTTCTAAAAGCATTTCAGTTACTTTTATATGATTTTTAGGATCATCATCAAAAGTTGATGCGTATACTTGAGCTCCTTTTACTGTTTCTTTTATATCAGTTACTTCTTCTGGTCTTTCATCAATTAGAAGTATCCAAACTTCAATATCTTTATTATTTTCAATTATCGAATTTGCAATATTACTAATTAAAACTGTTTTTCCAGCCTTTGGAGGGGCTACAATTAGCCCTCTCTGACCTTTTCCTATAGGTGCTATTAAATCTATTATTCTTCCAGATATATTTTTAGCATCTGTTTCTAATTTCAATTGTTCTGTTGGATATGCTGGTATTAATTCATCAAATGGGATTCTTGATTCTGCTTCTTGAATACTACCATTATTTATTAATAAAACTTTCCTAAGGCCGTAGTTATTTTCTCCTTGAACAGCTTCTCTTACTTCACCTAAAACAAAATCCTCTGTTCTCAATTTAAATTTTCTAATTTGAGATGCTGATACATAAACATCTTTTTCAACATTTGTATTTCTTAAAAATCCATAACCATCAGCCATTACTTCAAGATTTCCCCAAGCTAAATGCATTCCTTCTTTTGTTTCCATAGCTTCATTTATTAATTCTACAATTTCAGCTTTTTTTGTTCTACTAGAATAATCAATGCCCATTTGCTTTGCAATCTCTTGTAACTCTTTTAGTAAAAAATTTTCTAATTTCTCCATTGTACCTCCAAGGTTACTAGTCTACTATCTCTCCATACAGTGACCATGTTTTGCATTCGTTTATCTTTACATTTACAAATGTTCCTTCTAACTCTTTATCTCCTGCAAATAAAACAATCTTATTTGTAGATGTTCTTCCAGTTAAAACTTCCTCATTTTTTCTACTAGGTCCTTCTACTAAAACTCTTTCAATTTTACCCTTGTAAGTATCACTAGCTTCTTTTGATTTTCTGTTTTGTAAATCTATAAGTCTTTGAAGTCTCTCTTTTTTAACTTCTTGATCTAATTGTCCATCCATCTTTGCCGCTGCTGTTCCTTTTCTAGGAGAATACATAAACATAAATGATGTTTCAAATCCAATTCTATCAACTACGTCTAGTGTATCTAAGAAATCTTCTTCTGTTTCATGAGGGAATCCAACAATTATATCTGCTGTTAAAGCTACACCTGGAATTCTATTTTTTATTTTTTCAGCTAATTCTATATACTGCTCTTTTGTATATTTTCTATTCATTAATTTTAAAATTCTTGTAGATCCTGATTGTAATGGTAGGTGTAAACATCTAGCTATCTTTTCATTTTTAGCAATTACATCAATTACATCATCTGCAAAATCTTTTGGATGCGGAGAAATAAATCTTACTAAAAATTCTCCTTCAATTTTACAAATTTCTTCTAACAGCGTTGCAAAATTTTCCCCTGTTTCTAAATCATTTCCATATGAATTTACATTTTGTCCCAATAACATTATTTCTTTATAATCTTTTTCAACAAAATTTCTTACTTCATCTAATATTTGTGTCATTGGTACAGATCTTTCTCTTCCTCTTACATATGGAACTATACAATAAGTACAGAAATTATTGCATCCATAAGTTATTGGTATTGATGCTGTCTTTTTAGAGTCAAACTCTGCATCTAATCTTGGTGGTAAATCATCTTCATCACCTGTAAAGATAACATGTTTAAAATCTCCTGACTCTATTTTTTCAATAGCTGTAGGGATTTTACCTATATTTTGATTTCCCATAACTATATCAATTACAGGGAATTTTTTAGCTAACTCTTCTCCTTGCTCTTGAGCAAAACAACCTGTTATACCTATTATTGTTCCTCTCTCCTCTTTTACAGCCATTAATTCTCCAAGCTTTCCATAGATTTGAGTAGCTGCTCCTTCTCTAACTGTACAAGTATTTAAAAATACTGCATCAGCTTCTGTAATATCTTCAGTTACATTGTATCCCATATTTTGTAATATCTTTTTTATTTTTGCACTTTCGTTGACATTCATTTGACAACCATAAGTTATGATTACTGCGTTTTTCAATTTTTTTCCTCCAAATTTTTTAACAAATTACTACTTAAACATGTTAAAAATTATACCATAGTAGTACAAGTTTTATCAATAATTCTTTAAGTAAACATTATTTAAATATATCTTTTGCTTCTAAATACCACAATAGTAAATCAATATTTTCCATGGGTATTTGGACCTCACTACAATATATTCTTAATTTGTTTTCTATTTCCTTATATAATTTAGGAGTAACTGTTTTAGGAACCTCTTTTATTACTTCTAAAGCTGCTAAATTTTTTAAAATATGTCTATCTAGAATAGCTAAATCTTGTCCAAAACCGATATTTCTTAAAAAATGACTTGCTTCTTTATAAGACATTCCTCTTATATTTTTCACAATCCACTCTCTCATTTCAAAAGGTGAATCAAATTTAGAAAAGAAATCTTTTGTCATAAAATTTCCTTTTTCATCTACCATTTGCTGTCTTAATAAATATAGATTTTTAGCTTTAGTTTTATTAAAACGAACTATATTTAAATACGGAAGCATTTCTTCTTCACTTCCTTTAAACAATAAATTTGTATCTCTTAATTCACTAATTGCTTTCCAAGCATTTCTTGCCTTTGATTGAGGTGTTAAAATACAAAAAGCTAATTCACAGAATATATCCTTATTGTTTCCCTCTAACCATATTTTTTTAAAATCTAACAGTCTTTTCTCTATATCTTTTTTTATTCCTTCATATATTTTTTGTACTTCATAAAAATAGGTATTCTTCATAATATATACCTCCTAAATTTATTTCTATTTTAATTCTATCATACTTTTTTAACTCTTAACATCTGTTTTTAAAAAAATAGGATAAAGCTTACTTTAAGCTTTATCCTATAATTTTTATAAATTTATAAAATATCCGTATTCTTTAAATAAACCAGAAACTTTATCTAAATTTTCATTTTTTACCATTATATGGAAATCTTCACCTTTTAATATTAAAGGTTTAAATCTCTTATCCTTACTTATTGCAGATAATAAATTTTTATCATTTTTTAACTTTAAAACTCTATATTCTGGAACATGAGTTATTACTTCAGTTTTTTCAATAACTTCTCCAAAGAATCTATTCCAATTTATTGGTAAGTCATTTGTTATTTTTTCTTTAAATTCCTGTATTTTAGTATGAACTTCATTTAAATTCTCAAGTCCCTTTGTTAAAGTTTCCTCTGAAATTTTAAATTTATTAGGCGCTATTTTATTTCCTAACTTTTCTAAAGTCATCAACCTTATTGGACTTTCTCCTAATACAGTAACTATTAATCTATCCTCATCTAAAATAATTTTACCCTCATCTTCTAAAACTTTAAAATCATAAGTTAAAACTCTATCAAATATATATCTTCCTAATTCTGTAAATTTAACATATTTTATTCCATCATATTTACTTAAATATCCATTTTTTAAATATAATGAATTTGCTGATGATGGTTTTTCATAACAAATTTCTAATACTCCTAGAGAAGCCAATATAAAGAATACTGACTTTATAAATGGTTCAACTACGTATGCTAGATATTTATCATATCCTACAATTTTTGTTCTTTCGTAGTTTGCTTCATTTATGTATAATGTTGTAAATGCTGACTCTACATCAATAATCTCTATAAATTCATCTCTATATAATATACTTTTTATAATATTATCAATTGATACATATCCATCATCTGGAAATTCAGATAAAATCATTTTTATAGTTGCTAATCCTCTTTTGATTTCATCATTTGATTTCCCTACATTTTTAATTCCTTTTAAATAATTCAAATACAAACTTATGTATGTATTATCCTCACTTTTAATAATCGTACCATCTAAAAATCCATTTACAATAGCTTTTAAATTACTCGATCTTATATAGTCATCATTTAAATATTCATCTTTAAAAAGAAATAGGAATAATCCCATTGTTTCTGTTTTTAAAAACTCTAAATCTTTTATTCCTTCGTAGTATTCATGAATATTACAATACTTTTTCATATTATTCTTAGATTCTTTTAACAATTTTCCACTACTAGATAATTGCATTTTTCCCTCTTTAAAAAATGAATAATATTTTCTTAAGTTCTCTTGGATTTTTTCTTCGTTATTTTCTTTAAATTCAGTCTCACAATTTGTTAATTTATATATAAAATACTCTTTAGGTTTATCCATAAATCTTCTCATAACTCTAACAATATCATTATTTAAAGTTAGGTATTCTCCTCTTTTAGGTTCACCAGTTTTTACGAAGAATAAAAATTCATCTTTTAATTCTGATTTTATATTATATCCTTCTTCATCTTTTAAATATAAATCTCTATCTTTTATTTTAAATTTTCCCTTCCAAGCTATACTTTCAAATACTTCTTGTACTTCTTTTGGAAGTGAAGAAAAAATTCCTTTGAAAATCTCTTCTTTTGAATACATCTGTTCCATTAATTCTAAAAAAGTTTGTTTATTTGTAGATTCTGATATTAAAGATATTTCAAATAACCCTAAGTTACTTCCAATATACCCTTCTGCTATCCAATCTAAAAAATATTTTTTAAAAATTTTAAAAAGAACCTCTTTCGAATAGCTTTCATTTAAAGCTTTTCTAAATCTATCTCTACTTATTCCCATACCATCTCCTATTCTCCAAGAATAAACTCTATATCTTTTTCAGTTAAAGTTTTTAAAGTTGCTCCTTCATCAGAAATTAAATTGTCTAATAACTGACTTTTACTCTCTTGTAATTTTAATATTTTTTCTTCTATTGTATCTTTTAGTATTAACTTATAAGAGAATACTGTTCTATCTTGGCCTAGTCTATAAGCTCTATCTACAGCTTGATTTTCTACTGTTTTATTCCACCAAGGATCATATATAAATATTGTATCTGCTGCAGTTAAGTTAAGTCCTACTCCACCAGTTTTTAATGTCATTACAAATACCTTGTATTTTTTATCTTTTTGGAATAAATTCACTAAACCTTGTCTATCTTTTGTAGCTCCAGTCATCTCTAGATACTTTATTCCTCTTTTCTTTAAATCTGCTGTGATACTTTCTATACTCTTTATGTAATTTGTAAATATAAGAACTTTATGTCCATTCTCTACTGCATCTTGAACATTATTTATTAAAACTTCTCTTTTACTTGATAGAATATTTGGGTTCTTCATTTCTGGACAACTAGTTAATTGTCTCAATTCATTTAAAGCTTGTAATATATAAAATTGTGTTTTTCCTAACCCTTGACTTTTTATTTGATTATTTATCATTCCATAATAATAAGCTCTTCTCTCTTCATAAAGTCTTTTTTGTTCTGGATTCATTCCTATGAATAATGTTTTCTCTATTTTATCTGGAAGATCTTTTAAAACTTCTTTTTTTACTCTTCTCAAGATAAATGGATATATTTTTTTCTTTAATTCTTCAATTGCCTCTTTATCATTTTCCTTTTGAATTGGATTTGCGTAATGATAGTTAAACTCATCTAGAGTTCCAAACATTGAAGGATTTAAGAATCTAAATAATGAATAAAGCTCTCCTAAATTATTTTCAATTGGTGTTCCACTCAATGCCAATCTATATTTAGCTTCTAATAGCATTACTGCTTTTGTTGTTTGAGCATTTACATTTTTTATATTTTGAGATTCATCTAAAACAATTAAATCAAATTTCATTTTTCTCAAAAATTCTATATCATTTCTTACTGTTCCATAAGTTGTTATAATTGCATCAACATTATTGAAAATATTTTTATCTCTAAAGTTTCCATAATAAATTCCACACTTTAAAGTCGGACTAAATTTTTTAATTTCACTTTCCCAGTTATAAATTAAACTCTTAGGCATAATTATCAATGTCTTTCTTCCAGGTATTGAATGCAAACTTGTGATTAAAGTTATTGCTTGTAAAGTTTTTCCTAATCCCATATCATCTGCTAAACATCCACCTAAGCTATTATCCATTAAATATCTTAACCATTTATATCCATACTCTTGATACTCTCTTAATGTTGCATTAATCAGTGGTACAGGTGCTTTATAATTTTCTATTTCATTAATTCCTCTATAGAAAGTCTTAGTCTTTTTTATTTCATTTGCCAATACTTTATCTTCAATTAAATCATCAATTATTGGTAAATCAAAGAAAGAAATTTTCACATTTGATTTTCCATTATCTTTAAATACTCTTTCTAACTTTTCCATATATTTTCTATTTATAAGTGCATTTGTTCCATCACTTAAAACAATATATGAATCTTTTTTGAAACTATTTAAAACGTCCACTATTGAGAATTTTTCACCTTCAATCTCTAGATGAACATCCCCTTCTAAGAAATCAATCCCATGCTTAAAATTACCTACTACTTTTGGTTTTACAGCTTTAACACTATATTTTTTTAAATTATCTGTTCCTACAACTTTGTACTTACCAGCTAGCTGAAGTAATTCTTGAGTTACGAATTCTCTTGCTAATTTTTCTTGTAAAATTATAAAATTTTCATCTACATAAAAACTTGATTTTATCTTTAAATTTTTCTGATGTTTTACTATTGTTTTTACAATTTCTTCTACTGTTTCATCTAAATATGCTGGTTCTACATCAATTATTTCAACTCTTTTTAAATCATCTTTTATAACTAATGCTTTTTCTAAATTATGAGCTTTTAAAAATTCATAATCTATTGTTGAAATAGATGCTCCTATTTTTAAATATAAACTGTTGTCTTGAGATATTTTTTCAATTATTAATTCTTGAACTGGCTTTAAATTCCCTTCATCCGTAATTTCATAATCTAAACATTCTATCTCTATGCCACTTCCAAAGGATGAGGCTAATGTTAAATACTTTTCTAATTCTGGCTTAGAAAATTTTGACTCCATCTCTTTCAATATATGGATTGTATCTTTTGGAATATCTATCCAATATATTGCATTTTCATTTAATACATAATTATCTGATATTATTGTAAAATCTTTTTCTCCATTTAAAAGAAGTTTTCCTTCACACAAATCACTATCATCTTCTACTAAATTAATCTTTAATACTATTTTATTCCCACCTAGAAACCATTGAATTGGCTTCATATCCCCTGCAACTACTTTTTTACTATTTTTTAGATAATCTAAAATCTCTATATTTTCATCAATATAAAGTTCATTTTTTTCATTATCCCACCCAGAGAAAAAGCTATCTTCTTTTATCTCTTTAATCAGATCAATAATCTTTAAATCGTTTTCGTCACTAACTCCATATTCTGATGCATCTTCTACAACATTTCCTTGACTGTCTACTAAAGAAACATAAGTTCCTACTTCGTCACAAGTCAATATAAAAAAAAGTGACTCATTTATTTTTTCTAAATTAGATTCCATACCCTTTTCCCTCATATATAAATTTTTTCTGAAATATATTATATCAAATTTTCTAAGGGTTATCAAGAAATTAAAAAAGGACTCTTTTAATTAGAGTCCTTTTTTATTTACTATTTAGCTTCTGATTCTTTTATTAACATGTTCATTTCTTCGATTAAAGCATCTGCATCTAATCCGTGAGCTGATATTCCCTCTCCTAAAGTCTCTCCAGCCGCTACCATACATCCAACACATCCTAATCCGTGTCTTTTAAATACCATTGAAATTACAGGATGTTTTTGAACTGCTTCTAAAATATTCATATCTTTAGTTACCATTTTTCTTCCTCCTAGGTTTTCTTTATATTACTTTCTCATTATATAAAACTTTACTTTTTCTGTCAACTATTTTCCTATTACATTTAAAAGATCGTGAATTCTAACAACTCCAACAACTTCTTTATTTAATAGTACTGGTAAAACTGATATTTGACTCTCTCTATTTTCCATTAATTCTAGAGCATCTAAAGCCATTATGTCCTCTGTTGCAAAAGTATAATTTTTAGTCATTATATCCTCTGCCTTTAAAGAGAAAAATTTATCTTTCATTTTTAAGGCTCTTCTAATATCTCCTTCAGTTATAATTCCTAATAATTCG is part of the Candidatus Cetobacterium colombiensis genome and encodes:
- the miaB gene encoding tRNA (N6-isopentenyl adenosine(37)-C2)-methylthiotransferase MiaB gives rise to the protein MKNAVIITYGCQMNVNESAKIKKILQNMGYNVTEDITEADAVFLNTCTVREGAATQIYGKLGELMAVKEERGTIIGITGCFAQEQGEELAKKFPVIDIVMGNQNIGKIPTAIEKIESGDFKHVIFTGDEDDLPPRLDAEFDSKKTASIPITYGCNNFCTYCIVPYVRGRERSVPMTQILDEVRNFVEKDYKEIMLLGQNVNSYGNDLETGENFATLLEEICKIEGEFLVRFISPHPKDFADDVIDVIAKNEKIARCLHLPLQSGSTRILKLMNRKYTKEQYIELAEKIKNRIPGVALTADIIVGFPHETEEDFLDTLDVVDRIGFETSFMFMYSPRKGTAAAKMDGQLDQEVKKERLQRLIDLQNRKSKEASDTYKGKIERVLVEGPSRKNEEVLTGRTSTNKIVLFAGDKELEGTFVNVKINECKTWSLYGEIVD
- the rho gene encoding transcription termination factor Rho, which encodes MEKLENFLLKELQEIAKQMGIDYSSRTKKAEIVELINEAMETKEGMHLAWGNLEVMADGYGFLRNTNVEKDVYVSASQIRKFKLRTEDFVLGEVREAVQGENNYGLRKVLLINNGSIQEAESRIPFDELIPAYPTEQLKLETDAKNISGRIIDLIAPIGKGQRGLIVAPPKAGKTVLISNIANSIIENNKDIEVWILLIDERPEEVTDIKETVKGAQVYASTFDDDPKNHIKVTEMLLERAKRKIENGENIVILMDSLTRLARAYNIVIPSSGKLISGGIDPTALYYPKKFFGSARNIRNGGSLTILATALVDTGSKMDDVIYEEFKGTGNLDIHLDRNLAELRIYPSIDIQRSGTRKEELLIGKKKLDSIWKIRRYLSSLDKATATKKLIDTISSTESNDKLIEMYEKSFARGK
- a CDS encoding N-glycosylase/DNA lyase; the encoded protein is MMKNTYFYEVQKIYEGIKKDIEKRLLDFKKIWLEGNNKDIFCELAFCILTPQSKARNAWKAISELRDTNLLFKGSEEEMLPYLNIVRFNKTKAKNLYLLRQQMVDEKGNFMTKDFFSKFDSPFEMREWIVKNIRGMSYKEASHFLRNIGFGQDLAILDRHILKNLAALEVIKEVPKTVTPKLYKEIENKLRIYCSEVQIPMENIDLLLWYLEAKDIFK
- a CDS encoding DEAD/DEAH box helicase, producing MESNLEKINESLFFILTCDEVGTYVSLVDSQGNVVEDASEYGVSDENDLKIIDLIKEIKEDSFFSGWDNEKNELYIDENIEILDYLKNSKKVVAGDMKPIQWFLGGNKIVLKINLVEDDSDLCEGKLLLNGEKDFTIISDNYVLNENAIYWIDIPKDTIHILKEMESKFSKPELEKYLTLASSFGSGIEIECLDYEITDEGNLKPVQELIIEKISQDNSLYLKIGASISTIDYEFLKAHNLEKALVIKDDLKRVEIIDVEPAYLDETVEEIVKTIVKHQKNLKIKSSFYVDENFIILQEKLAREFVTQELLQLAGKYKVVGTDNLKKYSVKAVKPKVVGNFKHGIDFLEGDVHLEIEGEKFSIVDVLNSFKKDSYIVLSDGTNALINRKYMEKLERVFKDNGKSNVKISFFDLPIIDDLIEDKVLANEIKKTKTFYRGINEIENYKAPVPLINATLREYQEYGYKWLRYLMDNSLGGCLADDMGLGKTLQAITLITSLHSIPGRKTLIIMPKSLIYNWESEIKKFSPTLKCGIYYGNFRDKNIFNNVDAIITTYGTVRNDIEFLRKMKFDLIVLDESQNIKNVNAQTTKAVMLLEAKYRLALSGTPIENNLGELYSLFRFLNPSMFGTLDEFNYHYANPIQKENDKEAIEELKKKIYPFILRRVKKEVLKDLPDKIEKTLFIGMNPEQKRLYEERRAYYYGMINNQIKSQGLGKTQFYILQALNELRQLTSCPEMKNPNILSSKREVLINNVQDAVENGHKVLIFTNYIKSIESITADLKKRGIKYLEMTGATKDRQGLVNLFQKDKKYKVFVMTLKTGGVGLNLTAADTIFIYDPWWNKTVENQAVDRAYRLGQDRTVFSYKLILKDTIEEKILKLQESKSQLLDNLISDEGATLKTLTEKDIEFILGE
- a CDS encoding M23 family metallopeptidase, producing the protein MKEIFKIFAIIIVAFIVMLILVFKPYKSEVVDLKKFTEYYSETSTVEDGGGFELVDENFYTMEKEYKIGEEESLEGVPLEEVDLKQAYEIPKLESYIVANGDTLGTIADKNGISLEILKANNPGIANNLKVGQKINIVKSNGVFYKVKRGDSLFKIALNYKVDVEDLRKYNNLKNDNIRVGEELFIYNPSENSLKRLTQKGGVKVKRVTVQKYFSMPVKYSGVTSPFGKRFHPVLKRYIQHAGVDLRARYVPLMASKDGVIIYTGYMTGYGKIIKIKHSEGYETRSAHLDKIYVKTGDKVKAGQVIGKTGMSGRVTGPHLHFEIRKNGRANNPMNYLVR
- a CDS encoding DUF1858 domain-containing protein, which encodes MVTKDMNILEAVQKHPVISMVFKRHGLGCVGCMVAAGETLGEGISAHGLDADALIEEMNMLIKESEAK
- the ispG gene encoding flavodoxin-dependent (E)-4-hydroxy-3-methylbut-2-enyl-diphosphate synthase, with translation MRTSKVVKVGNLLIGGGNEIIIQSMTNTPTVDVKKTVEQIKKLQEEGCQLVRVTVNNEEAAKSIRFIKEQISIPLVADIHFDYKLALLAIENGIDKLRINPGNIGSDEKVEIVVKKAMEKEIPIRIGVNSGSLEKSILEKYGKPTADAMVESALYHMKLLEKFKFTDIIISLKSSNVKMMIDAYRKLSKLCDYPLHLGVTEAGTAFQGTVKSAIGIGALLVDGIGDTIRVSLTEDPVEEIKVAKEILKVLGLKEVGVEIVSCPTCGRTEIDLIGLAYQVEEEFAKMDKKLKIAVMGCVVNGPGEAKEADYGVAGGKGVGVLFKKGEIVKKVDEKDILKELKKLIENDFN